In Sphingomonas sp. Leaf357, a single genomic region encodes these proteins:
- the odhB gene encoding 2-oxoglutarate dehydrogenase complex dihydrolipoyllysine-residue succinyltransferase has protein sequence MATEVTVPVLGESITEATLGEWLKQPGDKVAMDEPIASLETDKVSVEVPSPVAGVMGAHAVQVGDTVLVGAMIATIDAGDGAPATAAAPQPAVTESPKAAEPAPAATAGQQAPAAPSSAPSDDGPAALSPSVRRAVLEFGVDPATVKGTGKDGRITKEDVTAAASAKPAAAPAAPAEPAVAPSVAAASGRKEERVRMTRLRQTIAKRLKEAQNTAAMLTTFNDVDMTAVIEARAKYKDLFEKKHGVRLGFMGFFAKAACMALKDVPSVNASIEGDEIVYHDYADISVAVSGAGGLVVPVVRDADQMSVAQIERTIGDFGKRAKDGTLKMDEMKGGTFTISNGGVFGSLMSTPIINPPQSAVLGLHRIEDRAVVVNGQIVIRPMMYLALSYDHRLIDGREAVTFLVALKNAIEDPTRILIDL, from the coding sequence GAAGTAACAGTCCCCGTTCTGGGCGAATCGATCACCGAGGCGACGCTCGGCGAGTGGCTCAAGCAGCCGGGCGACAAGGTCGCGATGGATGAGCCGATCGCGAGCCTCGAGACCGACAAGGTCTCGGTCGAGGTGCCGTCGCCCGTCGCCGGCGTGATGGGCGCGCATGCCGTTCAGGTCGGCGATACGGTGCTGGTCGGCGCGATGATCGCGACGATCGATGCCGGAGACGGCGCGCCCGCGACGGCCGCAGCGCCTCAGCCCGCCGTGACGGAGTCGCCCAAGGCCGCCGAGCCGGCACCGGCCGCGACCGCCGGCCAGCAAGCCCCCGCCGCACCGTCTTCCGCGCCGTCCGACGACGGCCCGGCCGCGCTCAGCCCGTCGGTGCGCCGCGCGGTACTCGAATTCGGCGTCGATCCGGCGACCGTGAAGGGCACCGGCAAGGATGGCCGCATCACCAAGGAAGACGTGACCGCCGCCGCCTCGGCCAAGCCCGCCGCTGCCCCCGCCGCACCCGCCGAGCCGGCCGTAGCGCCTTCGGTCGCCGCCGCTTCGGGTCGAAAGGAGGAGCGGGTGCGCATGACGCGCCTGCGCCAGACGATCGCCAAGCGCCTGAAGGAAGCGCAAAACACCGCCGCGATGCTGACGACGTTCAACGACGTCGACATGACCGCGGTGATCGAGGCGCGCGCCAAGTACAAGGATCTGTTCGAGAAGAAGCATGGCGTCCGCCTCGGCTTCATGGGCTTCTTCGCCAAGGCCGCGTGCATGGCGCTGAAGGACGTGCCGAGCGTCAACGCCTCGATCGAGGGCGATGAGATCGTCTATCACGATTATGCCGATATCTCGGTCGCCGTGTCCGGCGCGGGCGGTCTGGTCGTCCCGGTGGTGCGCGATGCCGACCAGATGTCGGTCGCGCAGATCGAACGCACGATCGGCGATTTCGGCAAGCGCGCCAAGGACGGCACGCTGAAGATGGACGAGATGAAGGGCGGCACCTTCACGATCTCCAACGGCGGCGTGTTCGGATCGCTGATGTCGACCCCGATCATCAACCCGCCGCAGAGCGCCGTGCTCGGCCTGCACCGCATCGAGGACCGCGCCGTGGTGGTGAACGGCCAGATCGTGATCCGCCCGATGATGTACCTCGCGCTCAGCTACGATCACCGCCTGATCGACGGTCGCGAGGCCGTGACGTTCCTGGTCGCGCTGAAGAACGCGATCGAGGATCCGACGCGGATTTTGATCGACCTGTAA
- the lpdA gene encoding dihydrolipoyl dehydrogenase, giving the protein MADYDFDVLVIGSGPGGYVAAIRAAQLGLRTACVESRETLGGTCLNVGCIPSKAMLHASELFDHAANGTMAKLGIKVTPELDLPTMHGQRIDAVKQLTGGIAFLFKKNKVEWIKGRGAFVDAHTVQVGDKTVTAKDIVIATGSSVTPLPGVEIDQKIVVDSTGALELEKVPEHMVVIGGGVIGLELGSVWRRLGAKVTCVEFLDQILPGFDGEIRKESNKIFKKQGIEFKLSTKVTGVAVNGDKATLTLEPAAGGEATTLEADVVLVSIGRRPNTDGLALDKAGLSTNPRGQIEIDHEFRTSVDGVWAIGDVVPGPMLAHKAEDEGIAVAENIAGLTGIVNHDIIPSVVYTWPEIAGVGLTEEAAREKGEVKVGKFPMAGNSRAKTNHEPDGFVKVISDAKTDRVLGAWIIAVPAGTMIAQVAQAMEFGATSEDIAYTCHAHPTHSEAIKEAAMAVRGKAIHI; this is encoded by the coding sequence ATGGCTGACTATGATTTCGACGTTCTGGTGATCGGCTCCGGCCCCGGCGGCTATGTCGCCGCGATTCGGGCGGCGCAGCTCGGGCTGCGCACCGCGTGCGTCGAGAGCCGCGAGACGCTGGGCGGGACGTGCCTCAACGTCGGATGCATTCCGTCCAAGGCGATGCTGCACGCGTCCGAATTGTTCGATCATGCCGCGAACGGCACGATGGCCAAGCTCGGCATCAAGGTCACGCCGGAGCTCGATCTGCCGACGATGCACGGCCAGCGCATCGATGCGGTCAAGCAGCTGACCGGCGGCATCGCGTTCCTGTTCAAGAAGAACAAGGTCGAATGGATCAAGGGCCGCGGAGCGTTCGTCGATGCGCACACCGTGCAGGTCGGTGACAAGACCGTCACCGCCAAGGATATCGTCATCGCCACCGGATCGTCGGTCACGCCGTTGCCCGGCGTCGAGATCGATCAGAAGATCGTGGTCGATTCCACCGGCGCGCTGGAGCTGGAGAAGGTGCCGGAGCACATGGTCGTGATCGGCGGCGGCGTGATCGGCCTCGAACTCGGCAGCGTGTGGCGCCGTCTGGGGGCGAAGGTGACCTGCGTCGAATTCCTCGACCAGATCCTGCCCGGCTTCGATGGCGAGATCCGCAAGGAATCGAACAAGATCTTCAAGAAGCAGGGGATCGAGTTCAAGCTGTCGACCAAGGTGACCGGCGTGGCCGTGAACGGTGACAAGGCCACGCTGACGCTGGAGCCTGCTGCCGGTGGCGAGGCGACCACGCTCGAGGCCGATGTGGTGCTGGTCTCGATCGGCCGCCGCCCGAACACGGATGGCCTCGCGCTCGACAAGGCCGGGCTGTCCACCAACCCGCGCGGTCAGATCGAGATCGATCACGAGTTCCGCACGTCGGTCGACGGCGTGTGGGCGATCGGCGATGTCGTCCCCGGCCCGATGCTGGCGCACAAGGCCGAGGACGAGGGCATCGCGGTGGCCGAGAACATCGCCGGGCTGACCGGCATCGTGAACCACGATATCATCCCCAGCGTCGTATACACTTGGCCCGAGATCGCCGGCGTCGGCCTGACCGAGGAAGCCGCGCGCGAGAAGGGCGAGGTGAAGGTCGGCAAGTTCCCGATGGCCGGCAACAGCCGCGCCAAGACCAATCACGAGCCGGACGGTTTCGTGAAGGTCATCTCGGACGCTAAGACCGATCGCGTACTCGGCGCGTGGATCATCGCCGTGCCTGCCGGCACGATGATCGCCCAGGTCGCGCAAGCGATGGAGTTCGGCGCGACGAGCGAGGACATCGCCTATACGTGCCATGCGCATCCGACGCACAGCGAAGCGATCAAGGAAGCCGCGATGGCGGTGCGGGGCAAGGCCATTCATATCTGA